The DNA window CCGAAAAAAATTCGACCCACATCATCCTCTTTGACCAGGACCGGATGGCCGGCAGGAAACATGCAGAGGCAGCTCTCGCCCATGCAGCCCGTTCTTGCAGCGAACAGCGGATGATCGCCCGGACATTCGAGATGGAGGCACTCCTCTATGCAGCCGGCTCACGGCAGTGCACAGTAGGGAGAGAGTTCGGGATTCATAAGGGAGAGAACCACTGTTATGTCTGCCTCTGCCCTGATGTGCCGGAGGTCTGGGACGCACTCTGTGCTCATATAACCATTATACCTGTCGTGGAAGAGATGAGCTCTTCCGAGAAACGAGCTCGATTGATGAAGCTCTTCTCGATCACTGAAACAGAGCTAGCCGTGATCGGTGAAGAGCGTATGAATGAACTGGTCCTTGAACGGGTTGCGCTGCTCGAAGTCTACCGCTGATTAGCGCGTCGCGTGAGTGACGA is part of the Methanosphaerula palustris E1-9c genome and encodes:
- the cgi121 gene encoding KEOPS complex subunit Cgi121; translation: MSECSIRSAVVTVNDPADLLVAIRAIAEKNSTHIILFDQDRMAGRKHAEAALAHAARSCSEQRMIARTFEMEALLYAAGSRQCTVGREFGIHKGENHCYVCLCPDVPEVWDALCAHITIIPVVEEMSSSEKRARLMKLFSITETELAVIGEERMNELVLERVALLEVYR